ACAAACAAAAAACTCAGATTAATGTGCACAATAGCTTATGTAAGTCGCCTGAATTTAGAATTTGGGTTCGTCAATTTTCATGTGAAGGAAGGAGCTTGTCGTCTTAGGTAGGCAAGTGACCCCATTATTTATCTTAGAGGTGTGGGGGCTGGTGCAATTTCCCCCAAAGAAACTGATCATCGCATGGGTTAGAGGGATGGTCAAGGGTGACAGCAGCACGGCGGTTGAGGGGAGGGCTAGGCAATGAGGTGGCCGCGGAAGCGCCGCCGGGGATGGGCGGCGGGGGGCAGACGGTTCGGCTGGCAGTTGTGAGTGGTTCAGATCGAGGTCAGGAGGCAGAAGACAATGAACAATGTTTTCAGGAGATAGAAGGTCTGACGGTTTCTTTTCCATCCAACGGCTGAGGGCAAATCGACAGATGCGGAGTCTAAATTCAGTTGATTGTCCACTAGCCATTCCCCAAATGTTTTCAGTCTATCTTTTCGATTATGGTAGTTCTAAATTCAGTTGACTGTCCCCTAGCCATTCTCCTAATGTTTTCAGTCTATCTTTTCGATTATGAAAGTTGTGTTGCTGTACTAGCATATTTGCTCCTGGAGGCGCCAGGAACACGGAATGGACATGATCCAGTTTAGTTTTATAAAATGCACGCACTAGATAAAAACAAAATGTTAAAGACGGTGTAACTAGCTGGAAATTACAAAGATACAAATATGAGCTTTAATTCTAAACTACTATTGCAGGAGAACATGAACAAATTTATTAGTATATACTGTATAAGATGAGTAGAGGGCACGTCTTGCTAAGAGAGGTCGTCACGTTGTACCCATTACCCAACACAACATACACACCACAGGTGCATCCATCCTGGTTCCACCTGGACTTTGCAATGCGTTTTCACATGGAAGAATTGGTAGGCCAAGTGGATGCAAGAAGACCAACTAATAGCTAGCACATcctatttatttttatttttattttgacCTGCAGCACAACCTATTTATGTTATGCATCAAAAAATAAATATCACGGGCAACATGTCAAACAAAGTAACAAGCCGATAATGCTATGGCGTCCAATCGCCATTTGCTTCAACGGATGGTATTTATTTACTAACAATATACAACGGTGTCACAAGATAATCAAATGTCCCCGTGTGATACAAGCTTCAGTTCGGTTCTTGGTTTAACTACATAGTAGTAACACTAAACGGATTCTGCATAGTAACACTGACGACTAGTAAGATATACTTTAACGGAAGGCTTTTTAGCCATCCTTCCCCATGAGATAGATGAGGGAGATGATTCTTGCTGGCCTATGCAACCGGAGGGCATGACTTGGGGTCATCCGAGGTATCAACATCTGAAGGCGGCATGAACTGCCACATGGGAAATCCTGGGTAGCTCATTACAGGCATCATCAGCTTGTGCCCTGCCGCTTGGCCTTGGGCGGCAGCGAATGCAGCAGCTGGGATGACAGAAGGGTGTGGTACGAGGCTCTGACGGGCATTCATGAACTTAATCTGCTGCTCCAGGCTCTCTTTCTCCGCCTTCAACTTTTGCTTCTCATCTCGCAGCTCATTCTTCTCAGCCTGCAAAATCCAGGGATCTAAGAATCAATTTGTTTGGACTAAAGATTTACCACAAATATATACCTTACAAGAATCTTTGATACCAATTATTAATCAGAAAGTAATGTTTAAACAGaaattaataaaaataaataaagcaggtTTAAGAGCTGATGGATTGCTTGAGATCTACTCATCTAAAAGCCTATGGATTCAATAAACAGTAGTCCTTGGCACCCCAAAAAAACAGATTAAGAAAAGCTTGTGTGAACATTAGATATATTTCTGTATGGAACAGAAAATATAAGTTCAGAACATAAAGAAAAAGTATATGGACACACATCTGCATACAAAATAGTTAAGTGGAACAATAAAAACCTTTAGCTCTCTAATCTTCTCTTGGAGAGAGTCGTTTGAATCCTTCAACTTCTCTGCCTCACTACGCAATTCAGTTACTGCACGGATAGCATCATTTAATATAGCACATTTGTCGATTTTAGGTGTTTTCCCCGGATCCAAGACAGCACCCAATTCCAAGAACCTAACAGGCAGAAGACCATAAGCTCCATTGAACCTAAGACAAAAATGCTGCTACAACAAAAACAATTCTAATAGAATAAACAAAATGAAATTGCTGGCAGACCTCTCGTTTAGCTTGTCCCTTCTCACTTTCTCCCTGCATGCTTTGGAGCTAGGTTGAGCACCAGTTTCTGACCTAGGACTGTTGCAATTGCGTGCTAAGTTGGAAACATTCAACAGAAAATACCGAATTCAGGGACTCCGAACAAAGCATATAGACATAAACAAACCGTTTATTTTTCGGTTGTCCTTTGGCATGGTCCCAGTCCACCGAAACAGAGCTATTGATTTCAGCACTGGCAAAAAGTAAATCACAGATAAGAATGTAAAATTCACAATATACTGCACAATAATAAGCAGCAACATTAGCATTGCAAAGCCAAAATAAGACTCAGCACTGGTGAAAAGCACATTTGCAGTTAAGAATGTCAAAATCATGATATAGTGCAAAATCATAAGTTTCAAAGACAAGCGTAGCAAGGGCAATATAATAAGGCTTGGGCAAATTTACCAGATAACCTACAGCAGGTGAAATACTGGAATGAAAAAAAGAAGCATGGTTCTACATCTAAACAACACAGGAGGCTGCCTCTGTTCATGCAGCGAATATGACAACTCAGAGAAATATCATTAACCAAAGGGCAGTCATGCCCTAAGGTGTAACCATAAATAATTTCTTAAGATGGAAACATATATGCCAATAAATCAGCAATACTTGCTCGGCTATGCTGGAATTCCAACATATGGGTCACCAAAACAACCCTCATCTCACCCATTTTCTTTCTGATCCTTGATACATCAAAGTAACATGAGACTGCTCGATATCCGACACAAAGTAACATGTAGCATGATCTACTTTACATAGTCTTGCTATGGAAATTCAGACCACTTAAAATACAAACCCCGAGCACATAAATCTGATATCATTAGCTTTATCAGACATAAATTCGTCTCAGTAATCAAAGAAAACAATTAGGGGTATACATCCCCAAATGTTGGCAATGCCAATGACCATGTCAACCTTTTTCATTTGAACTCTGCCCTTGCTCATCCAGTGATCCAGAATAAGAAGAGGAAAGTATAGTTTTACCCCTGAAATCCTCCCTGATGGATTCATATCCCCCTAATTAAACTCTAAAACCAGATTGTTTACACCCTGAACTTTGCAAAACCGGTATAAATGTCACCCTGAGCAGTTTTGAGGAGAATTGAAGGTGGTTTTGATCTGATTTTTTCTTCCTCTCCTCACCTTCGTGACCGGAAGTACCGCTTGGGCAGGCCAGGCGGAGCCGGCGGCGAGGTGGCCAGAGCAGTCGCAGCAGCGCGAGCACGGCGGAAGGGAGCGCCGGGCAGAGAACCACGTCGCGGTCGGGCGCGGCGGTGACTAAGAAGACTCAAGTACGTGCCAGGCATCAGTTTCTGGACTGACACGGTCCATTCAAGTTTCTGGCTGAATTACAACAGACGCAAGCGAATGACGCGATTTTGATTTTCTTCTGCTGTGGCGAAACTTAGGAAATCAGGTTTTGAATTTGACAGAATTGAGTTGTGGACATGCATGCACACAGGCGGCGATGCAGACGTTCGTGGAGAAGCTCGTGTCAATGATTAAGTCAGAGGGCTGTTCGAGTGGCAGGGTGGCCCCATCATCCTTGCCCAGGCGGAGACGGGTACATGGAGTAGGCGATGGGCGTCTGCGCCAAGCCGTACACCAACTGGGCAACCAAGATGGTCGTCGCCACTAACGCCAGCGTGCCGTGGGTGATGTGCAAGCATGACAACGCCCCCGACGCCACGGTAAGCTACAACACCCTCTCGTTCTCGTTCTCGTCTCACAGTTGCTGTCAATGCCATGGCCCATGGCGCAATGGCAAAGAGCAAATTGCGGTGCCAGCTAATTTAACCACTTCGCTTTCTCGCACTGGGCACATGCTTCTGTTAGGACATCACATTACCAAATCAAGCTGCCAACTTTGGAGCCTGGTACTGGCACCACAAAATATATACTCTGTGCTAATTCGTTCCTTTTCTTCTATAAAATTGACAGATTTGTCAGTTGTTCCCTGGGTAATGATGAATAGATTCatgatggctgcaaagaagatgCCTGCAATGGCTTCTACTGCAACTACTTCACCCCCAACTCCAACAGCAAGCCTACCATGTGGACCGAGGCCTGGCCTGGATGGTAAGTTTGCATGAAGCGTGAAAATTTCTCGACAAACAGCACTTGAATTGCAATCTGCACAGCAAGCATGTCACGACATTGCTAACACGATCGAATATGTCGATTGATGTAAGGTTCACGGCATTTGGTGGCGCGGTGCCGCACCGGCCGGTGGAGGACATGGCGTTCGCGGTGGTAAGGTTCATCCAGAAGTGCGGGTCCTTCGTCAACTACTACATGGTGAGCAACTGATGCTGACTACCACATGTTGTCACTCGATGTTTCGGTTTTAAGTTGTAGCGACACCTAACATTTGATCTTTTTTTCAGTACCATGGAGGAACAAATTTCGACCGGACCCGCCGATGGCCTGTTCATCGCCACGACAAGCTACGACCATGATGCACCGATCGACGAATATGGTACGCGACCAGTACTCTGATTGTCTGAAACCATTGTTGTCATGGTGCGCAGGTCTGCTTAGGCAGTCAAACTGGGGACACCTGAGGGACCTGCACAAGGCCATCAAGCAGGCCGAGCCGGTGCTCGTCTCTGGAGATCCCTCCATCCAGCGCATCGGGAACTATGAGAAGGTTCGATCTTATTCCATCCCTAGGCAAATTCTAGTGACAAGAGATCCAAAAATGCCTGTGAACTTTCTGACGAAGTGAAAAAAAAAATCAGATCAAAACTAAGTTCTCCCCAAAACTGCTCAGGGTGACATTTATATAccagttttgcaaagttcagggTTTAAATAATCTGGTTTTAGA
The genomic region above belongs to Triticum urartu cultivar G1812 unplaced genomic scaffold, Tu2.1 TuUngrouped_contig_5113, whole genome shotgun sequence and contains:
- the LOC125528792 gene encoding transcription factor ILR3-like is translated as MASPEGSNWVFDCPLMDDLAAADFAAASTGGFYWTPPMQPQMHTLAQAVSATPAPNPCAEINSSVSVDWDHAKGQPKNKRPRSETGAQPSSKACREKVRRDKLNERFLELGAVLDPGKTPKIDKCAILNDAIRAVTELRSEAEKLKDSNDSLQEKIRELKAEKNELRDEKQKLKAEKESLEQQIKFMNARQSLVPHPSVIPAAAFAAAQGQAAGHKLMMPVMSYPGFPMWQFMPPSDVDTSDDPKSCPPVA